A stretch of the Pan troglodytes isolate AG18354 chromosome 20, NHGRI_mPanTro3-v2.0_pri, whole genome shotgun sequence genome encodes the following:
- the LOC468750 gene encoding olfactory receptor 7A17 — protein MNRTDPSTSWTAQSELILSGYFKESRGMSQNGVVSSLAGKTVTEQVTKVVINHIEPGNDTQISEFLLLGLSDKPELQPFLFGLFFSMYLVTVLGNLLIILATISDSHFHTPMYFFLSNLSFADICFISTTIPKMLVNIQTQSRVITYAGCITQMCFFILFEALDSLLLTVMAYDQFVAICHPLHYMVIMSPWLCGLLVLASWIIMSPWLCGLLVLASWIISDLDSSLHSLMVLSLPFCTDFQIPHFVYELNQVIRLAVSDNFLNDLVMYFAVGLLGGVPLAGILYLYCKIVFSIHAISSAQGKYKAFSTCASHLSVVSLFYGRSLGVYFSSAPTQNSHSSAAASVMYTVVTPRLNPFICSLRNKDIKRALNRLIRVVPFFRK, from the exons ATGAACAGGACAGACCCCAGCACA AGTTGGACCGCACAGTCTGAGCTAATTCTGAGcggctattttaaagagagcaggggtatGAGCCAGAATGGCGTGGTGAGCAGTTTGGCGGGAAAGACGGTTACAGAACAGGTAACTAAAG TCGTTATCAATCACATAGAACCAGGGAATGATACACAGAtttcagaatttcttcttctGGGACTTTCAGATAAACCAGAATTGCAGCCCTTCCTCTTCGGGCTGTTCTTCTCCATGTACCTGGTCACTGTGCTTGGGAATCTGCTCATCATCCTGGCCACAATCTCAGACTCCCACTtccacacccccatgtacttcttcctctccaacctgtCCTTTGCAGACATCTGTTTCATCTCTACTACAATCCCAAAGATGCTCGTAAACATCCAGACACAGAGCAGAGTCATCACCTATGCAGGCTGCATCACCCAGATGTGCTTTTTTATACTCTTTGAAGCACTGGACAGCTTACTCCTGACCGTGATGGCCTATGACCAGTTTGTGGCCATCTGTCACCCCCTGCACTACATGGTCATCATGAGCCCCTGGCTCTGTGGACTGCTGGTTCTGGCATCCTGGATCATCATGAGCCCCTGGCTCTGTGGACTGCTGGTTCTGGCATCCTGGATTATCAGTGATCTGGATTCCTCATTACATAGCTTGATGGTGCTATCACTGCCCTTCTGCACAGACTTCCAAATTCCACATTTTGTCTATGAACTTAATCAGGTCATCCGCCTTGCCGTTTCTGATAACTTTCTTAATGACTTGGTGATGTATTTTGCAGTAGGGCTGCTGGGTGGAGTTCCCCTCGCTGGGATCCTGTACTTGTACTGTAAGATAGTTTTCTCCATACATGCAATCTCATCAGCTCAGGGGAAGTACAAGGCATTTTCCACCTGTGCATCTCATCTCTCAGTTGTCTCCTTATTTTATGGTAGGAGCCTAGGAGTGTACTTTAGTTCTGCTCCTACCCAAAACTCTCACTCAAGTGCTGCAGCCTCAGTGATGTACACTGTGGTCACCCCCAGGCTGAACCCCTTCATCTGCAGTCTGAGGAATAAAGACATAAAGAGAGCTCTGAATCGACTCATCAGGGTAGTGCCATTCTTCAGGAAGTGA